The following are from one region of the Ischnura elegans chromosome X, ioIscEleg1.1, whole genome shotgun sequence genome:
- the LOC124171203 gene encoding bromodomain adjacent to zinc finger domain protein 2B-like translates to MGYIVQERNVVSLKLCRHGDRIATDLNPVPRSGAPSSCSTPCRAEEEGERVKTLLVDADDEWQPHVALRVDMLMLEQVEALEDKVANASMQVKGWKVANRMTSEEGPGFRPACVPPDGENDTRLNPLAIARDHLLSLEAAIERRYLKAPLGTRLVFLSTEGSNSVYFGCRMIMITQYTN, encoded by the exons atgggatACATTGTTCAGGAACGCaatgttgtttctcttaag CTCTGCCGCCATGGGGACCGGATAGCCACGGATCTGAATCCCGTGCCAAGGAGTGGTGCTCCGTCAAGCTGTTCCACACCATGTCGAgcagaggaggagggagagagggtgaAGACGCTACTCGTGGATGCAGACGATGAGTGGCAACCTCACGTGGCGCTCAGGGTGGACATGCTCATGCTGGAACAGGTGGAGGCGCTTGAGGATAAGGTGGCCAACGCCTCAATGCAGGTCAAG GGCTGGAAGGTAGCAAACAGGATGACGTCTGAAGAGGGACCAGGTTTCAGGCCAGCATGTGTGCCCCCCGATGGTGAGAATGACACAAGGCTCAACCCGCTAGCCATAGCGAGGGATCATCTCCTCTCCCTGGAGGCAGCTATTGAAAGGAGGTACTTGAAGGCACCTCTTGGAACAAGGCTAGTGTTTCTCTCAACTGAAGGCTCAAACAGTGTTTATTTCGGCTGTAGGATGATTATGATTACGCAGTATACCAACTGA